CGCTCGGCGCCGGTGCACAACGGCAGGGTCCAGTCCGAGCGCATCTGCAGGTCGTCGTTGAGATTTTTCATCGCCTCGTAATTGAAGCGGTAGCGCGAATCCTTGTCGCGCGCGCACCAGATCAAGGTCTCGTGAGCATTGGTGAAGCGCCGGCCGCGAAAGTTGGGCATCGGATTGGTCTTGCGCCAAATCACGTCGTTGAGGATCCAGAATCCGAGATCCTGGAGGACGACGCCGACTCGGAAGATGTTGTGGTAGGAACCGATGGTCCACAGGGTTCCGTCGGGCTTGAGCACGCGCCGCGCCGCCCCCAGCCAATCGCGCGTGAAACGGTCGTAGGCGGCGAAATCGGCGAACGAATCCCAGGCGTCGTCGACGCCATCGACGCGACTGTTGTTCGGGCGCAGCAAATCCCCGCCCAGTTGCAGGTTGTAGGGCGGATCGGCGAATACCATGTCGACGCACGCTTCCGGCAGCGCGCTCATGACCTCGACGCAGTCGCCGACGATGATTCGATTGGTTTTGATGGACGCCCCCGCGGTCATGGCGGGAGCATGAGTCACGGACTCCGGCGGGTCAAGAAATACAAATGAATCAAAGCGTT
Above is a window of Rhodospirillales bacterium DNA encoding:
- a CDS encoding site-specific DNA-methyltransferase, whose amino-acid sequence is MTAGASIKTNRIIVGDCVEVMSALPEACVDMVFADPPYNLQLGGDLLRPNNSRVDGVDDAWDSFADFAAYDRFTRDWLGAARRVLKPDGTLWTIGSYHNIFRVGVVLQDLGFWILNDVIWRKTNPMPNFRGRRFTNAHETLIWCARDKDSRYRFNYEAMKNLNDDLQMRSDWTLPLCTGAERLKVAGRKAHPTQKPEALLHRAVLAATEPGDVVLDPFFGSGTTGAVAKKLGRNWIGIERDAGYAALAERRLRDVRAVADPSLVSTPSKRAEPRIPFGSLVERGLLGVGAMLYSPERRHAARVRADGTLVTADFRGSIHQAAAHVQRLPACNGWHYWCVEVRGRLVPIDMFRQKLRAEAASGG